A single region of the Oryzias melastigma strain HK-1 linkage group LG23, ASM292280v2, whole genome shotgun sequence genome encodes:
- the LOC112154304 gene encoding G1/S-specific cyclin-D2 isoform X1 — MKKSGEEERNRVMDLYCLESDIVVKAQPDPNILYDERVLQSLLTIEDSFLPQCSYFQRVQKDIHPYMRRMVAGWMHEVCEGEKSNEDVFPLAINYLDRFLAVVPTRKNFLQLLGAVCMFLASKLKDCRPISAEKLCMYTDYSITPRELLEWELVVLGKLKWNMASVIPNDFIEHIMRRLPIPKDKLALVRKHTQTFIALCATDDRLAMNPPSMIATGSMAAAICGLQIHHSDQRLNRDNLTDLLAKITNTEVDCLRACQEQIERVLASSLQQGQQQRQEGGVRAGSKAREQQDQSSTPTDVRDVNL; from the exons ATGAAAAAAAGTGGGGAAGAAGAAAGAAACCGAGTCATGGATCTTTATTGCTTGGAGTCGGATATAGTCGTGAAAGCCCAGCCTGACCCAAACATCCTTTATGATGAGAGAGTTTTGCAAAGTTTATTAACAATTGAGGACAGTTTTTTACCCCAATGTTCATATTTCCAGCGGGTCCAGAAGGATATCCACCCATATATGAGACGAATGGTTGCAGGTTGGATGCACGAG gtatgtgagggagagaagagcAATGAAGACGTTTTCCCTTTAGCTATTAATTATTTGGACAGATTTTTAGCCGTGGTTCCCACAAGAAAGAACTTTTTGCAGCTTCTGGGAGCTGTGTGCATGTTCCTGGCCTCCAAGCTGAAGGACTGCAGGCCCATATCAGCAGAGAAACTCTGCATGTACACAGACTACTCCATTACACCAAGGGAACTGCTG GAGTGGGAGCTGGTGGTGCTGGGGAAGTTGAAGTGGAACATGGCCTCCGTCATCCCCAACGATTTTATAGAGCACATCATGCGCCGGCTGCCTATTCCCAAAGACAAGTTAGCGTTGGTCCGAAAGCACACGCAGACTTTTATCGCCCTTTGTGCTACAG ATGACCGGCTCGCCATGAACCCGCCCTCTATGATCGCCACGGGCAGCATGGCGGCCGCCATCTGCGGCCTGCAGATCCACCACAGCGACCAGCGGCTGAATCGAGACAACCTGACGGACCTTCTGGCCAAGATCACCAACACGGAGGTG GACTGTTTGAGGGCCTGCCAGGAGCAGATCGAGCGCGTCCTGGCCTCCAGCCTGCAGCAGGGCCAGCAGCAGCGGCAGGAGGGCGGCGTCCGGGCCGGCAGCAAGGCCCGGGAGCAGCAGGATCAGTCCAGCACCCCCACAGATGTGCGCGACGTCAACTTATGA
- the LOC112154304 gene encoding G1/S-specific cyclin-D2 isoform X2 has translation MRRMVAGWMHEVCEGEKSNEDVFPLAINYLDRFLAVVPTRKNFLQLLGAVCMFLASKLKDCRPISAEKLCMYTDYSITPRELLEWELVVLGKLKWNMASVIPNDFIEHIMRRLPIPKDKLALVRKHTQTFIALCATDDRLAMNPPSMIATGSMAAAICGLQIHHSDQRLNRDNLTDLLAKITNTEVDCLRACQEQIERVLASSLQQGQQQRQEGGVRAGSKAREQQDQSSTPTDVRDVNL, from the exons ATGAGACGAATGGTTGCAGGTTGGATGCACGAG gtatgtgagggagagaagagcAATGAAGACGTTTTCCCTTTAGCTATTAATTATTTGGACAGATTTTTAGCCGTGGTTCCCACAAGAAAGAACTTTTTGCAGCTTCTGGGAGCTGTGTGCATGTTCCTGGCCTCCAAGCTGAAGGACTGCAGGCCCATATCAGCAGAGAAACTCTGCATGTACACAGACTACTCCATTACACCAAGGGAACTGCTG GAGTGGGAGCTGGTGGTGCTGGGGAAGTTGAAGTGGAACATGGCCTCCGTCATCCCCAACGATTTTATAGAGCACATCATGCGCCGGCTGCCTATTCCCAAAGACAAGTTAGCGTTGGTCCGAAAGCACACGCAGACTTTTATCGCCCTTTGTGCTACAG ATGACCGGCTCGCCATGAACCCGCCCTCTATGATCGCCACGGGCAGCATGGCGGCCGCCATCTGCGGCCTGCAGATCCACCACAGCGACCAGCGGCTGAATCGAGACAACCTGACGGACCTTCTGGCCAAGATCACCAACACGGAGGTG GACTGTTTGAGGGCCTGCCAGGAGCAGATCGAGCGCGTCCTGGCCTCCAGCCTGCAGCAGGGCCAGCAGCAGCGGCAGGAGGGCGGCGTCCGGGCCGGCAGCAAGGCCCGGGAGCAGCAGGATCAGTCCAGCACCCCCACAGATGTGCGCGACGTCAACTTATGA